One stretch of Rathayibacter festucae DSM 15932 DNA includes these proteins:
- a CDS encoding aldo/keto reductase: MTIDSAAPSHDSLTRAPLGDSGIEVFPLSLGGNVFGWTAGKQTSFDVLDGYVAAGGDFIDTADSYSAWVPGNHGGESETIIGEWLSRRSGSRDDVVIATKVSRHPEFTGLAPDNVRKAARASLGRLRTERIDLYYAHFDDDAVPLEDIARVFSELVDEGLVRAIGVSNFSAERIAEWLRLAKEGGLHAPVAVQPHYNLVERGIEADVLPLAREAGLAVVPYYALASGFLTGKYRDGSTPDSPRASGAAQYLDARGRRVLAALDAAAAAHDAEVATVALAWLRSQDGVAAPIASARVMEQLPSLVASATLELTAEELAALDTASRS; the protein is encoded by the coding sequence ATGACGATCGACAGCGCAGCTCCGTCCCACGACTCCCTCACCCGCGCGCCCCTGGGTGACTCCGGCATCGAGGTCTTCCCGCTCTCCCTCGGCGGCAACGTCTTCGGCTGGACCGCCGGGAAGCAGACCTCCTTCGATGTCCTCGACGGCTACGTCGCCGCGGGCGGCGACTTCATCGACACGGCCGACTCCTACTCGGCCTGGGTCCCCGGCAACCACGGCGGCGAGTCGGAGACGATCATCGGCGAGTGGCTCTCGCGCCGCTCGGGCTCCCGCGACGACGTCGTGATCGCGACCAAGGTCAGCCGGCACCCCGAGTTCACCGGCCTCGCCCCCGACAACGTCCGCAAGGCCGCGCGCGCCTCGCTCGGGCGCCTGCGCACCGAACGGATCGATCTCTACTACGCGCACTTCGACGACGACGCCGTGCCGCTCGAGGACATCGCCCGCGTCTTCTCCGAGCTCGTCGACGAGGGATTGGTCCGCGCGATCGGAGTCTCCAACTTCAGCGCCGAGCGCATCGCCGAGTGGCTGCGCCTCGCGAAGGAGGGGGGCCTGCACGCGCCGGTCGCCGTGCAGCCGCACTACAACCTCGTCGAGCGCGGCATCGAGGCGGACGTCCTGCCGCTCGCCCGCGAGGCCGGCCTCGCCGTCGTCCCGTACTACGCGCTCGCCTCCGGATTCCTCACCGGCAAGTACCGCGACGGCTCGACGCCGGACAGCCCGCGCGCCTCGGGCGCCGCGCAGTACCTCGACGCCCGCGGACGCCGGGTGCTGGCCGCCCTCGATGCCGCCGCCGCGGCCCACGACGCCGAGGTCGCGACCGTCGCCCTCGCCTGGCTCCGCTCGCAGGACGGCGTCGCCGCGCCGATCGCGAGCGCCCGCGTGATGGAGCAGCTGCCGTCCCTGGTCGCCTCTGCGACGCTCGAGCTGACGGCGGAGGAGCTGGCCGCGCTCGACACGGCGAGCCGCTCGTAG
- a CDS encoding TolB family protein, whose protein sequence is MARSLLPAQTCRIRVLDVASGEVTTVFSSDSLLVEAPNWSPDGSSLVVNGDGGLFRLPLGDAPVGPAGLEAIPLDGVPDELNNDHVLAPGGGTAYVSARDGHLYAVALDRSAPARRITAEGPGPRFKHYLHGVSPDGRLLALIGGGEDATGRWVTNVYTMPAEGGPLTALTDDAHPDDGVDFSADGERLFFNSERDGGVAQLFRMRLDGSGIERFVASDTVDWFPHESPDGAHLLYLAYPAGTAGHPENLPVELRLIALEGRVAGDTSPGRVVQSLLGGQGTINVAGWSPDGARFAYADYPLGG, encoded by the coding sequence ATGGCCCGCTCACTGCTCCCCGCCCAGACCTGCCGGATCCGCGTGCTCGACGTCGCGAGCGGCGAGGTCACCACGGTGTTCTCCTCCGACTCGCTGCTCGTGGAGGCGCCGAACTGGTCGCCGGACGGGTCGTCCCTGGTGGTCAACGGGGACGGCGGTCTGTTCCGGCTGCCGCTGGGGGACGCGCCGGTCGGTCCCGCCGGGCTCGAGGCGATCCCGCTCGACGGGGTGCCGGACGAGCTGAACAACGACCACGTGCTCGCTCCCGGCGGCGGCACCGCCTATGTCTCGGCCCGCGACGGCCACCTCTACGCGGTCGCGCTGGACAGGTCGGCGCCCGCCCGGAGGATCACGGCCGAGGGTCCGGGTCCGCGCTTCAAGCACTACCTGCACGGCGTCTCGCCCGACGGCCGGCTGCTCGCGCTGATCGGCGGCGGCGAGGACGCCACCGGTCGCTGGGTCACCAACGTCTACACGATGCCGGCCGAGGGCGGCCCGCTCACCGCGCTGACGGACGACGCGCATCCGGACGACGGCGTCGACTTCTCCGCCGACGGGGAACGGCTCTTCTTCAACTCCGAGAGGGACGGCGGTGTCGCCCAGCTGTTCCGGATGCGTCTCGACGGCTCCGGAATCGAGCGGTTCGTGGCCTCGGACACGGTCGACTGGTTCCCGCACGAGTCGCCAGACGGCGCGCACCTGCTGTACCTCGCCTACCCCGCCGGGACGGCCGGGCACCCGGAGAACCTGCCGGTCGAGCTGCGGCTGATCGCGCTCGAGGGGCGCGTGGCCGGCGACACCTCGCCGGGCCGGGTGGTGCAGTCGCTCCTCGGTGGTCAGGGCACGATCAACGTCGCCGGCTGGTCGCCGGACGGGGCGCGCTTCGCCTACGCGGACTACCCGCTCGGCGGCTGA
- a CDS encoding Na+/H+ antiporter subunit A — protein sequence MLLTLAITFALAVITPWIVDRFGPKVFYALALVPAATFVSTAASLPTVLAGGELREEIPWIPSLDISLSFRLDALSIVLALVVSGVGALVLAYCGSYFKRDEPSLGRFAALLFAFAGVMYGLVTADDVIILFVFWEATSVLSYLLIGHYSGRKESRGAGLQALLVTTLGGLAMLVGVIILIVESGTSSLAGIVAAAPSGPIVSVALVLVLLGAFSKSALVPFHFWLPAAMAAPTPVSAYLHAAAMVKAGIYLVARLAPGFADDTVWLPVIVSVGVWTMLVGGWRSLRQYDLKLVLAYGTVSQLGFLTVAVGFGSRDAALAGLTLLIGHALFKALLFLAVGIVDHRAGTRDLRKLSGLGRQAPVLAGAALLGVLSMAGIPPLLGFVAKEAVFTSLLSAIEQGSFWAWVALIGLVLGSILTVAYSARFFWGAFARKKGLEDTHLHAEPWTFTAPTVVLAVVSLVGGIGASLLDPLVAVYADTLPYGAPDADPQLAAAAEESDHGGYHLALWHGFEPALALSAIVIAIGLLLFAKRIAVARIQSKVPNTIDSAEGYWATVRWLDRVASTVTEFVQRGSLPRYLTVIFAVFVLGVGGAAALNRTWPGDLVFWDSPGQLAVAAVMILAAILCAVARNRVAAVLLAGATGYGMVALFAIQGAPDLALTQALIETITLVVFVLVLRRLPTRIAQKHQPMRKRLRAVIGIAVGAVMALATTIALGARTATPISVDLPRLAYEEGKGRNIVNVLLVDIRAWDTMGEISVLVVVATGVASLIFLSSRAGGAPRLEHQSAADREERATDLTAPSADAEKTGDRGSWLVAGRTLRPENRSIVLEVLVRLLFHPAMIVSVYLLFTGHNTPGGGFAGGLLAGLALVARYLAGGRFELGEAAPIDAGKVLGLGLLFAVGTAVSSLAFGLEVLESSWLDLYLPVLGELHLGTSTLFDIGVYLIVIGLTLDILRSLGGEVDRHGEEAEQGDPSGDGVTHSTDSTPGPGAGTVDGLETKLPTGSTVVGGPGRGDGA from the coding sequence ATGCTCCTCACCCTCGCGATCACGTTCGCCCTCGCGGTGATCACGCCGTGGATCGTCGACCGCTTCGGTCCGAAGGTCTTCTACGCCCTCGCCCTCGTGCCGGCCGCGACCTTCGTCTCGACCGCCGCCTCGCTGCCGACGGTCCTCGCCGGCGGAGAGCTGCGCGAGGAGATCCCGTGGATCCCCTCCCTCGACATCTCGCTCTCGTTCCGGCTGGACGCGCTCTCGATCGTCCTCGCGCTCGTCGTCAGCGGCGTCGGCGCCCTCGTCCTCGCCTACTGCGGCAGCTACTTCAAGCGCGACGAGCCGTCGCTCGGCCGGTTCGCCGCCCTGCTCTTCGCCTTCGCCGGCGTGATGTACGGGCTGGTCACCGCCGACGACGTGATCATCCTCTTCGTCTTCTGGGAGGCCACGAGCGTCCTCTCCTACCTGCTGATCGGGCACTACAGCGGTCGCAAGGAGAGCCGCGGAGCCGGCCTCCAGGCCCTGCTGGTCACCACCCTCGGCGGCCTGGCGATGCTCGTCGGCGTGATCATCCTCATCGTCGAGTCGGGCACCTCGAGCCTCGCGGGCATCGTCGCCGCGGCTCCCTCCGGCCCGATCGTCTCGGTCGCCCTCGTCCTCGTGCTGCTCGGCGCCTTCTCGAAGTCGGCGCTGGTCCCCTTCCACTTCTGGCTGCCGGCCGCGATGGCCGCACCGACCCCGGTCAGCGCCTACCTGCACGCCGCCGCGATGGTGAAGGCCGGCATCTACCTGGTCGCCCGCCTCGCGCCGGGCTTCGCCGACGACACCGTGTGGCTCCCCGTGATCGTCAGCGTCGGCGTCTGGACGATGCTCGTCGGCGGCTGGCGCTCGCTCCGCCAGTACGACCTCAAGCTCGTCCTCGCCTACGGCACCGTCAGCCAGCTCGGCTTCCTCACCGTCGCGGTCGGCTTCGGCTCGCGCGACGCGGCCCTCGCCGGCCTCACCCTGCTGATCGGGCACGCGCTCTTCAAGGCGCTGCTGTTCCTCGCCGTCGGCATCGTCGACCACCGGGCCGGCACCCGCGACCTGCGCAAGCTCAGCGGCCTGGGCCGCCAGGCCCCGGTGCTCGCCGGCGCCGCGCTGCTCGGCGTGCTCTCGATGGCGGGCATCCCGCCGCTGCTCGGCTTCGTCGCGAAGGAGGCGGTCTTCACCAGTCTGCTGTCCGCGATCGAGCAGGGCTCGTTCTGGGCCTGGGTCGCACTGATCGGCCTCGTCCTCGGCTCGATCCTCACCGTCGCCTACTCGGCCCGCTTCTTCTGGGGCGCGTTCGCCCGCAAGAAGGGCCTCGAGGACACCCACCTCCACGCGGAGCCGTGGACCTTCACCGCGCCCACCGTCGTCCTGGCGGTCGTGAGCCTCGTCGGCGGTATCGGCGCCTCGCTGCTCGACCCGCTCGTCGCGGTCTACGCCGACACGCTCCCCTACGGCGCCCCCGACGCCGACCCGCAGCTCGCCGCGGCGGCTGAGGAGTCCGACCACGGCGGCTACCACCTCGCGCTCTGGCACGGCTTCGAGCCCGCCCTCGCGCTCAGCGCGATCGTGATCGCGATCGGCCTGCTGCTCTTCGCCAAGCGGATCGCGGTCGCGCGGATCCAGTCCAAGGTCCCGAACACCATCGACTCGGCCGAGGGCTACTGGGCGACCGTCCGCTGGCTCGACCGCGTCGCGAGCACCGTCACCGAGTTCGTCCAGCGCGGCTCGCTCCCCCGCTACCTCACCGTGATCTTCGCGGTCTTCGTCCTCGGAGTCGGCGGTGCCGCCGCGCTCAACCGCACCTGGCCCGGCGACCTCGTCTTCTGGGACTCGCCCGGCCAGCTCGCCGTCGCGGCCGTGATGATCCTCGCCGCGATCCTCTGCGCCGTCGCGCGCAACCGCGTCGCCGCCGTGCTGCTCGCAGGTGCGACCGGCTACGGCATGGTCGCCCTCTTCGCCATCCAGGGCGCCCCGGACCTCGCGCTCACCCAGGCGCTGATCGAGACGATCACGCTGGTCGTCTTCGTCCTCGTGCTGCGCCGCCTCCCCACCCGGATCGCGCAGAAGCACCAGCCGATGCGCAAGCGCCTCCGCGCCGTCATCGGCATCGCGGTCGGCGCCGTGATGGCCCTCGCCACGACGATCGCGCTCGGCGCCCGCACCGCGACCCCGATCTCCGTCGACCTCCCGCGCCTGGCCTACGAGGAGGGCAAGGGGCGCAACATCGTCAACGTCCTCCTCGTCGACATCCGCGCCTGGGACACCATGGGCGAGATCTCCGTGCTGGTCGTCGTGGCGACCGGTGTCGCGAGCCTGATCTTCCTCTCCAGCCGGGCCGGCGGCGCTCCGCGCCTCGAGCATCAGAGCGCGGCCGACCGCGAGGAGCGCGCGACCGACCTCACCGCCCCCTCGGCCGACGCGGAGAAGACCGGCGACCGCGGCTCCTGGCTGGTCGCCGGCCGCACGCTCCGCCCCGAGAACCGCTCCATCGTCCTCGAGGTGCTGGTGCGCCTGCTCTTCCACCCCGCGATGATCGTCTCGGTCTACCTGCTCTTCACCGGTCACAACACCCCGGGCGGCGGCTTCGCGGGCGGCCTGCTCGCCGGTCTCGCCCTCGTCGCGCGCTACCTGGCCGGCGGCCGGTTCGAGCTCGGCGAGGCCGCGCCGATCGACGCGGGCAAGGTCCTCGGCCTCGGCCTGCTCTTCGCGGTCGGCACCGCCGTCTCCTCGCTCGCCTTCGGCCTCGAGGTGCTCGAGTCGAGCTGGCTCGACCTCTACCTGCCGGTCCTCGGCGAGCTGCACCTGGGCACCTCCACCCTCTTCGACATCGGCGTGTACCTGATCGTGATCGGCCTGACCCTCGACATCCTCCGCAGCCTCGGCGGCGAGGTCGACCGCCACGGCGAGGAGGCCGAGCAGGGCGACCCGTCCGGCGACGGCGTCACCCACTCGACCGACAGCACCCCCGGCCCCGGCGCCGGCACCGTCGACGGCCTCGAGACGAAGCTGCCGACCGGCTCCACCGTCGTCGGCGGACCGGGCAGGGGGGACGGCGCATGA
- a CDS encoding Na(+)/H(+) antiporter subunit C, with translation MSITLVLVVVMAVLYAAGVYQMLERSLTRILIGFLLVGNATNILILLMAGRSGVAPFVTDDGRSYEQIAEEMADPLPQALILTAIVITFGVSAFLLAMIYRRWRLANADQVEDDENDASVRADAAGISAQTTADDRALDVLLESSDEGTAAKHGESAMTDDRKEDR, from the coding sequence ATGAGCATCACCCTCGTCCTCGTCGTCGTGATGGCGGTGCTGTACGCCGCGGGCGTCTACCAGATGCTCGAGCGCAGCCTCACCCGGATCCTGATCGGCTTCCTCCTGGTCGGCAACGCGACGAACATCCTGATCCTGCTGATGGCGGGCCGCTCGGGCGTCGCGCCGTTCGTCACCGACGACGGCCGCTCCTACGAGCAGATCGCCGAGGAGATGGCCGACCCGCTGCCGCAGGCGCTGATCCTGACAGCGATCGTGATCACCTTCGGGGTGTCCGCCTTCCTCCTCGCGATGATCTACCGGCGCTGGCGCCTCGCCAACGCCGACCAGGTCGAGGACGACGAGAACGACGCCTCCGTCCGCGCGGACGCGGCGGGCATCTCGGCGCAGACCACCGCGGACGACCGGGCCCTGGACGTCCTGCTCGAATCGAGCGACGAGGGCACCGCCGCGAAGCACGGCGAGAGCGCCATGACCGACGACAGGAAGGAGGACCGATGA
- a CDS encoding Na+/H+ antiporter subunit D has protein sequence MNVLIPLVVTLPLLGAAVALVLGRHRRAQITVNIVTLSAVLVISSVLLVLVLTGQEGGSAVYVGGWEPPWGIVLVVDPLAALMLVITSVTLLGVLLFSVGQGLVDGNRETPVTIFHPTYLILSAGILNAFVAGDLFNLYVGFEILLAASYVLITLGGTAPRIRAGTTYVVVSLVSSVFFLSAIGLLYGATGTVNMAQLSIRIAELPADVQLVLHVVLLLGFGIKAAVFPLSFWLPDSYPTAPAPVTAVFAGLLTKVGVYALIRTETLLFPGGRLTEVLMVVALLTLVVGILGAVAQADIKRMLSFTLVSHIGYMVFGIAIGTEAGYAATIFYVIHHITVQTTLFLATGLIERVGGTTSILRLGGLLKASPLLALLYFIPAMNLGGIPPFTGFLGKVGLFVAGTESAADQPSWLIWAVIAAGAVTSLLTLYAVARVWNMAFWRRQEEVPGYESPLIDQLQEDPHDTGTVRTRHSPPMMVLATAGMVVFGVGLTIAAGPLYDASEQAAAAVADPSTYIATVYRDSSFGEEGPR, from the coding sequence ATGAACGTGCTGATCCCCCTCGTCGTCACCCTCCCCCTGCTGGGAGCCGCCGTCGCCCTCGTGCTCGGCCGGCACCGCCGCGCGCAGATCACGGTCAACATCGTCACGCTGTCCGCTGTCCTGGTGATCTCCTCCGTGCTGCTCGTCCTGGTCCTCACCGGCCAGGAGGGCGGCAGTGCCGTCTACGTCGGCGGCTGGGAGCCGCCGTGGGGCATCGTGCTGGTCGTCGATCCGCTCGCCGCCCTGATGCTGGTGATCACCTCGGTCACGCTGCTCGGCGTCCTGCTGTTCTCGGTCGGCCAGGGCCTGGTCGACGGCAACCGCGAGACGCCGGTCACGATCTTCCACCCGACCTACCTGATCCTCTCGGCCGGCATCCTCAACGCCTTCGTCGCGGGCGACCTCTTCAACCTCTACGTCGGCTTCGAGATCCTGCTCGCGGCGAGCTACGTGCTGATCACCCTCGGCGGCACGGCGCCGCGGATCCGGGCGGGCACGACCTACGTGGTCGTCAGCCTGGTCTCGAGCGTGTTCTTCCTCTCCGCGATCGGCCTGCTCTACGGCGCCACCGGCACCGTCAACATGGCGCAGCTGTCGATCCGCATCGCGGAGCTGCCCGCCGACGTCCAGCTCGTGCTGCACGTGGTGCTGCTGCTCGGCTTCGGGATCAAGGCCGCGGTCTTCCCGCTGTCGTTCTGGCTGCCCGACTCCTACCCCACCGCGCCGGCGCCGGTCACGGCCGTCTTCGCCGGCCTGCTCACCAAGGTCGGCGTCTACGCGCTGATCCGCACCGAGACGCTGCTCTTCCCGGGCGGCAGGCTCACGGAAGTGCTGATGGTGGTCGCGCTGCTGACGCTGGTGGTCGGCATCCTCGGCGCCGTCGCGCAGGCGGACATCAAGCGGATGCTCTCCTTCACCCTGGTGTCGCACATCGGCTACATGGTCTTCGGCATCGCCATCGGCACGGAGGCGGGCTACGCCGCGACGATCTTCTACGTGATCCACCACATCACCGTGCAGACCACGCTGTTCCTCGCGACCGGGCTGATCGAGCGCGTCGGCGGCACCACCTCGATCCTCCGGCTGGGCGGCCTGCTGAAGGCCTCGCCGCTGCTCGCGCTGCTCTACTTCATCCCCGCGATGAACCTCGGCGGCATCCCGCCGTTCACCGGCTTCCTGGGCAAGGTCGGCCTCTTCGTCGCCGGCACCGAGTCCGCCGCGGACCAGCCGTCCTGGCTGATCTGGGCGGTCATCGCCGCGGGCGCCGTCACCTCGCTGCTCACCCTCTACGCGGTCGCCCGCGTCTGGAACATGGCGTTCTGGCGCCGCCAGGAGGAGGTGCCCGGCTACGAGTCCCCGCTGATCGACCAGCTGCAGGAGGACCCGCACGACACCGGCACCGTCCGCACGCGGCACTCGCCGCCGATGATGGTCCTCGCGACCGCCGGCATGGTCGTCTTCGGCGTCGGCCTCACGATCGCCGCCGGCCCGCTCTACGACGCCAGCGAGCAGGCCGCCGCCGCGGTCGCCGACCCGTCCACCTACATCGCCACGGTCTACCGCGACTCGTCCTTCGGAGAGGAGGGCCCCCGATGA
- a CDS encoding Na+/H+ antiporter subunit E, whose amino-acid sequence MSPRRRVDFWNRFAMFVTLVGIWVLLWDDVSVLSIVSGFLVALIITRVFYLPPVEFSNRVNPWHLVVFLLRLALDIAVASVRVSYQILTLPVPVHNAIVAVHLRSRSEGMLVWTTEAVSLVPGSLVIDVDPQLNVLYLHVLGVTHDEGHRIDGVRRTVLRTEARIVRAIGSREDVARVSEPLGDNAGVLR is encoded by the coding sequence ATGAGCCCCCGCCGCCGCGTCGACTTCTGGAACCGGTTCGCGATGTTCGTGACGCTCGTCGGCATCTGGGTGCTGCTCTGGGACGACGTCTCGGTGCTCTCGATCGTCTCGGGCTTCCTGGTCGCGCTGATCATCACGCGCGTCTTCTACCTGCCGCCGGTGGAGTTCTCGAACCGGGTGAACCCCTGGCACCTGGTGGTCTTCCTGCTGCGCCTCGCGCTGGACATCGCGGTCGCGTCCGTCCGCGTCTCGTACCAGATCCTCACCCTGCCGGTCCCCGTGCACAACGCGATCGTGGCCGTGCACCTGCGCAGCCGCTCCGAGGGGATGCTGGTCTGGACGACCGAGGCGGTCTCGCTCGTCCCCGGCTCGCTCGTGATCGACGTCGACCCGCAGCTGAACGTGCTCTATCTGCACGTGCTCGGCGTCACTCACGACGAGGGCCACCGGATCGACGGGGTCCGCCGCACGGTCCTGCGCACCGAGGCGCGCATCGTCCGCGCGATCGGCTCGCGCGAGGACGTCGCCCGGGTCAGCGAGCCGCTGGGCGATAACGCGGGGGTGCTCCGATGA
- a CDS encoding monovalent cation/H+ antiporter complex subunit F encodes MIEWLVWILVPIFGAAALLSLVRILIGPSVLDRVVAADVLVATILCGLGAEMAINHHATTLPVALGLALFAVFGSISVAKFMANREED; translated from the coding sequence ATGATCGAGTGGCTCGTCTGGATCCTGGTCCCGATCTTCGGAGCGGCCGCCCTGCTCTCGCTCGTGCGCATCCTGATCGGCCCGTCGGTCCTGGACCGCGTGGTCGCCGCCGACGTGCTGGTGGCGACGATCCTCTGCGGCCTCGGCGCCGAGATGGCGATCAACCACCACGCGACGACGCTGCCGGTCGCGCTCGGGCTCGCGCTGTTCGCGGTGTTCGGTTCGATCAGCGTCGCCAAGTTCATGGCCAACCGCGAGGAGGACTGA
- the mnhG gene encoding monovalent cation/H(+) antiporter subunit G gives MDVFFDVVTAVLVTVGALLSLVAAIGLLRFDDLLSRMHAGTKPQVLGIICVMLAVAIRNPGFAAAGTVVLVIGFQLLTVPISAHMVGRAAYRAEAVSTGHLVSDELADAVQRADDASRATGPETAHASEEAAERSSAPQPEDEDGPAATA, from the coding sequence ATGGACGTCTTCTTCGACGTCGTCACCGCCGTGCTCGTCACCGTCGGCGCACTGCTGTCGCTGGTCGCCGCGATCGGCCTGCTCCGCTTCGACGACCTGCTCTCCCGGATGCACGCCGGCACCAAGCCCCAGGTGCTCGGCATCATCTGCGTGATGCTGGCCGTCGCGATCCGGAACCCCGGCTTCGCCGCCGCGGGCACGGTCGTCCTGGTGATCGGCTTCCAGCTGCTGACCGTGCCGATCTCGGCGCACATGGTCGGCCGCGCGGCCTACCGGGCCGAGGCCGTCTCCACCGGCCACCTCGTCTCGGACGAGCTCGCCGACGCCGTGCAGCGCGCGGACGACGCCTCGCGGGCGACGGGTCCGGAGACGGCGCACGCGTCCGAGGAGGCCGCCGAGCGCTCGAGCGCGCCGCAGCCCGAGGACGAGGACGGCCCGGCCGCGACCGCCTAG
- a CDS encoding glycoside hydrolase family 13 protein encodes MTLDSALSGAPENSPAPGSSPVSFPEAAGRPGAEWWRTAVIYQIYPRSFADADGDGIGDLPGITSRLDSLAELGIDAIWLSPFMTSPQKDAGYDVADYCDVDPLFGTLADFDAMLARAHALGIRVIVDLVPNHSSSAHRWFQAALAAPAGSDERGRYLFRDGRGAAGELPPNNWESVFGGPAWTRVTEPDGTPGQWYLHLFDTSQPDFDWTNEWVRERFREVLRFWLDRGVDGFRVDVAHGMIKAEGLPDYTPPADSGSMGGVAPGDDAEPVTAPYWAQDGVHEIYRDWHALLAEYPADRVLCAEAWVQPLSKLARWVRPDEMHQAFNFAYLETPWSGPALRDIIDSSLSSFAAVGAPSTWVLSNHDVVRHASRLALTADNPQGYGIGPRTPGLPDPVLGLRRARAATALMLALPGSAYVYQGEELGLPEAIDLPDAARQDPTWFRTGGERYGRDGCRVPLPWEADAPAYGFNDSGDSWLPQPGDWAPFARDRQTGVEGSTLELYRELLAVRRAQDLGSGSIEWLEGYPEDVVAFRNGGVTVIANTGSSLVELPVGAVVLASEELHEPALPGDTTVWLRQD; translated from the coding sequence ATGACCCTGGACTCCGCTCTCTCCGGCGCGCCCGAGAACTCCCCTGCTCCCGGGAGCTCCCCCGTCTCGTTCCCGGAGGCGGCCGGCCGCCCCGGTGCGGAGTGGTGGCGCACCGCGGTCATCTACCAGATCTACCCGCGCTCCTTCGCGGACGCCGACGGCGACGGCATCGGCGACCTCCCCGGCATCACCTCGCGCCTGGACAGCCTGGCCGAGCTCGGCATCGACGCGATCTGGCTCTCGCCGTTCATGACCTCCCCGCAGAAGGACGCCGGCTACGACGTCGCCGACTACTGCGACGTCGACCCGCTCTTCGGCACGCTGGCCGACTTCGACGCGATGCTCGCCCGCGCCCACGCGCTCGGCATCCGGGTGATCGTCGACCTCGTCCCCAACCACTCCTCGAGCGCGCACCGCTGGTTCCAGGCCGCCCTGGCCGCTCCCGCCGGCAGCGACGAGCGCGGGCGCTACCTCTTCCGCGACGGCCGCGGCGCCGCCGGCGAGCTGCCGCCGAACAACTGGGAGTCGGTCTTCGGCGGCCCCGCCTGGACCCGGGTCACCGAGCCCGACGGCACGCCCGGCCAGTGGTACCTGCACCTCTTCGACACCTCGCAGCCCGACTTCGACTGGACGAACGAGTGGGTGCGCGAGCGCTTCCGCGAGGTCCTGCGCTTCTGGCTGGACCGCGGCGTCGACGGCTTCCGCGTCGACGTGGCGCACGGGATGATCAAGGCCGAGGGCCTGCCCGACTACACCCCGCCCGCCGACAGCGGCTCGATGGGCGGCGTGGCGCCGGGCGACGACGCCGAGCCCGTCACCGCTCCCTACTGGGCGCAGGACGGCGTGCACGAGATCTACCGCGACTGGCACGCGCTGCTCGCGGAGTACCCGGCCGACCGCGTCCTCTGCGCGGAGGCCTGGGTGCAGCCGCTCTCGAAGCTCGCCCGCTGGGTGCGCCCCGACGAGATGCACCAGGCGTTCAACTTCGCCTACCTCGAGACGCCGTGGAGCGGACCCGCGCTGCGCGACATCATCGACTCCTCGCTGAGCTCGTTCGCCGCGGTCGGCGCCCCCTCCACCTGGGTGCTCTCGAACCACGACGTCGTGCGCCACGCCAGCCGCCTCGCCCTCACCGCCGACAACCCGCAGGGCTACGGCATCGGCCCGCGCACCCCCGGACTGCCCGACCCGGTGCTCGGCCTGCGCCGCGCGCGCGCCGCGACCGCGCTGATGCTCGCGCTTCCCGGCTCCGCCTACGTCTACCAGGGCGAGGAGCTCGGCCTGCCCGAGGCGATCGACCTGCCCGACGCGGCGCGCCAGGACCCGACCTGGTTCCGCACGGGCGGCGAGCGCTACGGCCGCGACGGCTGCCGCGTGCCCCTGCCCTGGGAGGCCGACGCGCCCGCCTACGGCTTCAACGACTCCGGCGACTCCTGGCTCCCCCAGCCCGGCGATTGGGCGCCGTTCGCGCGCGACCGCCAGACCGGCGTCGAGGGGTCGACCCTCGAGCTCTACCGGGAGCTCCTCGCGGTGCGCCGCGCGCAGGACCTCGGTTCGGGCTCGATCGAGTGGCTCGAGGGCTACCCGGAGGACGTCGTGGCGTTCCGCAACGGCGGCGTCACCGTGATCGCCAACACCGGCTCGTCGCTCGTCGAGCTGCCGGTCGGCGCGGTCGTGCTCGCCTCCGAGGAGCTGCACGAGCCGGCGCTGCCGGGCGACACGACGGTCTGGCTGCGCCAGGACTGA